Below is a window of Schistocerca cancellata isolate TAMUIC-IGC-003103 chromosome 4, iqSchCanc2.1, whole genome shotgun sequence DNA.
tttttcccacatttgcgtttttcccatatttgcgtttctcatatatatcgtgaacctttgactattcagactatgtcctaccaaccgattctttcctcttgtcaagttgtaccacaagtttatcttctcccatatttgcattttcacatatttgcgttattcccatatttgcgtttttcccatatttgcttttttcccatatttgcgttcctcccatatttgcgtttttcccatatttgcgtttttcccatatttgcgtttttcccatatttgcgtttttcccatatttgcttttttcccatatttgcgtttctcatatatttcgtgaacctttgactattcagaccatgtcctaccaaccgattctttcctcttgtcaagttgtaccacaagtttatcttctcccacttttttaatttttcccaaatttgcatttttcccatatttgtgtttatcccatatttgcgtttttcccatattttcgtttttgccttatttgcgtttattacatatttgcgtttttcctatatttacgtttttgcaatacttgcgtgtttcccatatttgcgtttatcccatgtttgcgttattccaatatttgcgttattccgatatttgcgtttttccgatatttgcgtttttccgatatatgCGTTttaccgatatttgcgtttttcccatattttcattttccccatatttgcgttttccccatattagcgttttccatatatttgcgtttttcccgtatttgcgtctttcccgtatttgcgtctttgccatatttgcgtctttcccatatttgcgtctttcccatatttgcgtctttcccatatttgcgtctttcccatatttgcgtttttcccatatttgcgtttttcccatatttgcgtttttcccgtatttgcgtttgtcccatatttgcgtatttccagtatttccgttttccccatatttgcattttccccatatttgcgttttccccatatttgcgttttaaccatatttgcgctttccccatatttgcgctttccccatatttgcgctttccccatatttacgttttccccatatttgcgttttccccatatttgcgttttccccatatttgcgttttccccatctttgcgttttccccatctttgcgttttccccatctttgcgttttccccatatttgcgttttccccatatttgcgttttccccatatttgcgtttttcccatatttgcgttttccccatatttgcattttccccatatttgcgttttccccatatttgcgttttccccatatttgcgttttccccatatttgcgttttccccatatttgcgttttccccatatttgtgttttccccatatttgcgttttccccatatttgcgttttccccatatttgcgttttccctatatttgcgttttccctatatttgcgttttccctatatttgcgttttccccatatttgcgttttccccatatttgcgttttccccatatttgcgttttccccatatttgcgttttccccatatttgcgttttccccatatttgcgttttccccatatttgcgtttttcccatatttgcgtttttcccatatttgcgtttttcccatatttgcgtttttcccatatttgcgtttttcccatatttgcgtttttcccatatttgcgtttttcccatatttgcgtttttcccatatttgcgttcctcccatatttgcgtttttcccatatttgcgtttttcccatatttgcgtttttcccatatttgcgtttttcccatatttgcgtttttcccatatttgcttttttcccatatttgcgtttctcatatatttcgtgaacctttgactattcagaccatgtcctaccaaccgattctttcctcttgtcaagttgtaccacaagtttatcttctcccacttttttaatttttcccaaatttgcatttttcccatatttgtgtttatcccatatttgcgtttttcccatattttcgtttttgccttatttgcgtttatcccatatttgcgtttttcctatatttacgtttttgcaatacttgcgtgtttcccatatttgcgtttttcccatgtttgcgttattcccatgtttgcgttattccaatatttgcgtttttccgatatttgcgtttttccgatatttgcgttttaccgatatttgcgtttttcccatattttcattttccccatatttgcgttttccccatattagcgttttccatatatttgcgtttttcccgtgtttgcatctttcccatatttgcgtctttcaaatatttgcgtctttgccatatttgcgcctttcccatatttgcgtttttcccatatttgcgtttttcccatatttgcgtttttcccatatttgcgtttttcccatatttgcgtttttcccatatttgcgtttttcccatatttgcgtttttcccgtatttgcgtttgtcccatatttgcgtatttccagtATTTccgtttccccatatttgcgttttccccatatttgcgttttccccatatttgcgttttaaccatatttgcgctttccccatatttgcgctttccccatatttgcgttttccccatctttgcgttttccccatctttgcgttttccccatctttgcgttttccccatatttgcgttttccccatatttgcgttttccccatatttgcgttttccccatatttgcgtttttcccatatttgcattttccccatatttgcgttttccccatatttgcgttttccccatatttgcgtttttcccatatttgcgtttttcccatatttgcgttttccccatatttgcattttccccatatttgcgttttccccatatttgcgttttccccatatttgcgttttccccatatttgcgttttccccatatttgcgttttccccatatttgcgttttccccatatttgcgttttccccatattttcgttttccccatatttgcgttttccctatatttgcgttttccctatatttgcgttttccctatatttgcgttttccctatatttgcgttttccccatatttgcattttccccgtatttgcgttttccccatatttgcgttttccccatatttgcgtttcccccatatttgcgtttcccccatatttgcgttttccccatatttgcgttttccccatatttgcgttttccccatatttgcgttttccccatatttgcgttttccccatatttgcgttttccccatttttgcgttttccccatatttgcgttttccccatatttgcgttttccccatatttgcgttttccccatatttgcgttttccaaatatttgcgttttccccatatttgtgtttgcccataattgcgttttccccatatttgcattttccccatatttgcgttttccccatatttgcgttttccccatatttgcgttttccccataattgcgttttccccatatttgcgttttccccataattgcgttttccccataattgcgttttccccttaattgcgttttccccataattgcgttttccccataattgcgttttccccataattgcgttttccccataattgcgttttctccataattgcgttttccccataattgcgttttccccataattgcgttttccccataattgcgttttctcaatatttgcgttttccgcatatttgcgttttccccatatttgcgttttccccatatttgcgttttccccatatttgcgttttccccatatttgcgttttccccatatttgcgttttccccatatttgcgttttccccatatttgcgttttccccatatttgcgttttccccatatttgcgttttccccatatttgcgttttccccatatttgcgttttccccatatttgcgttttccccatatttgcgttttccccatgttagcgttttccccatgtttgcgattttcccatatttgcgattttcccatatttgcgtttttcccatatttgcgtttttcccatatttgcgtttttcccatatttgcgtttttcccatatttgcgtttttcccatatttgcgtttttcccatatttgcgtttttcccatatttgcgtttttcccatatttgcgtttttcccatatttgcggttttcccatatttgcggttttcccatatttgcggttttcccatatttgcggttttcccatatttgtggttttcccatatatttcgtgaacctttgactattcagactatgtcctaccaaccgattctttcctcttgtcaagttgtaccacaattttatcttctcccatttttgcattttcacatatttgcgtttttcccatatttgcgttattcccatatttgcgttttccccatattagcgttttccatatatttgcgtttttcccgtatttgcgtctttgccatatttgcgtctttgccatatttgcgtttttcccatatttgcgtttttcccatatttgcgtttttcccatatttgcgtttttcccatatttgcgtttttcccgtatttgcgtttgtcccatatttgcgtatttccagtatttccgttttccccatatttgcgttttccccatatttgcgttttacccatatttgcgttttccccatatttgcgttttccccatatttgcgttttccccatatttgcgttttccccatatttgcgttttccccatatttgcgttttccccatatttgcgttttccccatatttgcgttttccccatatttgcgttttccccatgttagcgtttatcccatatttgcgttttccccatatttgcgttttccccatatttgcgttttccccatatttgcgattttcccatatttgcgtttttcccatatttgcgtttttcccatatttgcgtttttcccatatttgcgtttttcccatatttgcgtttttcccatatttgcgtttttcccatatttgcgtttttcccatatttgcggttttcccatatttgcggttttcccatatttgcggttttcccatatatctcgtgaacctttgactattcagactatgtcctaccaaccgattctttcctcttgtcaagttgtaccacaattttatcttctcccatttttgcattttcacatatttgcgtttttcccgtatttgcgttattcccatatttgcgtttttcccatatttgcttttttcccatatttgcgttcctcccatatttgcgtttttcccatatttgcgctttccccatatttgcgttttccccatatttgcgttttccccatatttgcgttttccccatatttgcgttttccccatctttgcgttttccccatctttgcgttttccccatctttgcgttttccccatctttgcgttttccccatctttgcgttttccccatattttcgttttccccatattttcgttttccccatatttgcgttatccccatatttgcgttttccccatatttgcgtttttcccatatttgcgttttccccatatttgcgttttccccatatttgcgttttccccatattagcgttttccccatatttgcgttttccccatatttgcgtttaccccatatttgcgttttccccatatttgcgttttccccatatttgcgttttccccatatttgcgttttccccatatttgcgttttccccatatttgcgttttccccatatttgcgttttccccatatttgcgttttccctatatttgcgttttccctatatttgcgttttccctatatttgcgttttccccatatttgcgttttccccatatttgcgttttccccatatttgcgttttccccatatttgcgttttccccatatttgcgttttccccatttttgcgttttccccatttttgcgttttccccatatttgcgttttccccatatttgcgttttccccatatttgcgttttccccatatttgcgttttccccatatttgcgttttccccatatttgcgttttccccatatttgcgttttccccataattgcgttttccccataattgcgttttccccataattgcgttttccccataattgcgttttccccatatttgcgttttccccatatttgcgttttccccatatttgcgttttccccatatttgcgttttccccataattgcgttttccccataattgcgttttccccataattgcgttttccccataattgcgttttccccataattgcgttttccccataattgcgttttccccataattgcgttttccccataattgcgttttccccatatttgcgttttccccatatttgcgttttccccatagttgcgttttccccatatttgcgttttccccatagttgcgttttccccatagttgcgttttccccatatttgcgttttccccatatttgcgttttccccatatttgcgttttccccatatttgcgttttccccatatttgcgttttccccatatttgcgttttccccatatttgcgttttccccatatttgcgttttccccatatttgcgttttccccatatttgcgttttccccatatttgcgttttccccatatttgcgttttccccatatttgcgtttttcccatatttgcgttttccccatatttgcgttttccccatatttgcgttttccccatatttgcgttttccccatgttagcgtttatcccatatttgctttttccccatatttgcgttttccccatatttgcgttttccccatatttgcgattttcccatatttgcgattttcccatatttgcgtttttcccatatttgcgtttttcccatatttgcgtttttcccatatttgcgtttttcccatatttgcgtttttcccatatttgcgtttttcccatatttgcgtttttcccatatttgcgtttttcccatatttgcgttttccccatatttgcgttttccccatttttgcgttttccccatatttgcgttttccccatatttgcgttttccccatatttgcgttttccccatatttgcgttttccccatatttgcgttttccccatatatgcgttttccccatatatgcgttttccccatatttgcgttttccccatatttgcgttttccccatatttgcgttttccccatatttgcgttttccccatatttgcgttttccccatgttagcgttttccccatgttagcgtttatcccatatttgcgtttaacccatatttgcgttttccccatatttgcgattttcccatatttgcgtttttcccatatttgcgtttttcccatatttgcgtttttcccatatttgcgtttttcccatatttgcgtttttcccatatttgcggttttcccatatttgcggttttcccatatttgcggttttcccatatttgcggttttcccatatttgcggttttcccatatttgcggttttcccatatttgcggttttcccatatttgcggttttcccatatatttcgtgaacctttgactattcagactatgtcctaccaaccgattctttcctcttgtcaagttgtaccacaattttatcttctcccatttttgcattttcacatatttgcgtttttcccatatttgcgttattcccatatttgcgtttttcccatattttcattttccccatatttgcgttttccccatattagcgttttccccatattagcgttttccatatatttgcgtttttcccgtatttgcgtctttgccatatttgcgtctttgccatatttgcgtctttgccatatttgcgtctttgccatatttgcgtctttgccatatttgcgtctttcccatatttgcgtctttcccatatttgcgtttttcccatatttgcgtttttcccatatttgcgtttttcccatatttgcgtttttcccatatttgcgtttttcccgtctttgcgtttttcccgtatttgcgtttgtcccatatttgcgtatatccagtatttccgttttccccatatttgcgttttccccatatttgcgttttccccatatttgcgttttaaccatatttgcgctttccccatatttgcgctttccccatatttgcgttttccccatatttgcgttttccccatatttgcgttttccccatatttgcgttttccccatctttgcgttttccccatctttgcgttttccccatatttgcgttttccccatatttgcgttttccccatatttgcgttttccccatatttgcgttttccccatatttgcgttttccccatatttgcgtttttcccatatttgcgtttttcccatatttgcgttttccccatatttgcgttttccccatatttgcgttttccccatatttgcgttttccctatatttgcgttttccccatatttgcgttttccctatatttgcgttttccctatatttgcgttttccctatatttgcgttttccctatatttgcgttttccctatatttgcgttttccctatatttgcgttttccccatatttgcgttttccccatatttgcgttttccccatatttgcgttttccccatttttgcgttttccccatttttgcgttttccccatatttgcgttttccccatatttgcgttttccccatatttgcgttttccccatatttgcgttttccccatatttgcgttttccccatatttgcgtttccccatatttgcgtttccccataattgcgttttccccatatttgcattttccccatatttgcgttttccccatatttgcgttttccccatatttgcgttttccccatatttgcgttttccccatatttgcgttttccccatatttgcgttttccccataattgcgttttccccataattgcgttttccccataattgcgttttccccataattgcgttttccccataaatgcgttttccccataattgcgttttcccaataattgcgttttccccataattgcgttttccccataattgcgttttccccataattgcgttttccccataattgcgttttccccataattgcgttttccccataattgcgttttccccataattgcgttttccccatatttgcgttttccccatatttgcgttttccccatatttgcgttttccccatatttgcgttttccccatatttgcgttttccccatatttgcgttttccccatatttgcgttttccccatatttgcgttttccccatatttgcgttttccccatatttgcgttttccccatatttgcgttttccccatatttgcgttttccccatatttgcgttttccccatatttgcgttttccccatatttgcgttttccccatatttgcgtttttcccatatttgcgtttttcccatatttgcggttttcccatatttgcggttttcccatatttgcggttttcccatatttgcggttttcccatatttgcggttttcccatatttgcggttttcccatatttgcggttttcccatatttgcggttttcccatatatttcgtgaacctttgactattcagactatgtcctaccaaccgattctttcctcttgtcaagttgtaccacaattttatcttctcccatttttgcattttcacatatttgcgtttttcccatatttgcgttattcccatatttgcgtttttcccatattttcattttccccatatttgcgttttccccatattagcgttttccatatatttgcgtttttcccgtatttgcgtctttgccatatttgcgtctttgccatatttgcgtctttgccatatttgcgtctttgccatatttgcgtctttcccatatttgcgtctttgccatatttgcgtctttcccatatttgcgtctttcccatatttgcgtttttcccatatttgcgtttttcccatatttgcgtttttcccatatttgcgtttttcccgtctttgcgtttttcccgtatttgcgtttgtcccatatttgcgtatttccagtatttccgttttccccatatttgcgttttccccatatttgcgttttccccatatttgcgttttccccatatttgcgttttaaccatatttgcgctttccccatatttgcgctttccccatatttgcgttttccccatatttgcgttttccccatatttgcgttttccccatatttgcgttttccccatctttgcgttttccccatctttgcgttttccccatatttgcgttttccccatatttgcgttttccccatatttgcgttttccccatatttgcgtttttcccatatttgcgttttccccatatttgcgttttccccatatttgcgttttccccatatttgcgttttccccatatttgcgttttccccatatttgcgttttccccatatttgcgttttccctatatttgcgttttccctatatttgcgttttccctatatttgcgttttccctatatttgcgttttccctatatttgcgttttccctatatttgcgttttccccatttttgcgttttccccatatttgcgttttccccatttttgcgttttccccatttttgcgttttccccatatttgcgttttccccatatttgcgttttccccatatttgcgttttccccatatttgcgttttccccatatttgcgtttgcccataattgcgttttccccatatttgcattttccccatatttgcgttttccccatatttgcgttttccccatatttgcgttttccccatatttgcgttttccccataattgcgttttccccataattgcgttttccccataattgcgttttccccataattgcgttttccccataattgcgttttccccataattgcgttttccccataattgcgttttccccataattgcgttttcccaataattgcgttttccccataattgcgttttccccataattgcgttttccccataattgcgttttccccataattgcgttttccccataattgcgttttccccatatttgcgttttccccatatttgcgttttccccatatttgcgttttccccatatttgcgttttccccatatttgcgttttccccatatatgcgttttccccatatttgcgttttccccatatttgcgttttccccatatttgcgttttccccatatttgcgttttccccatacttgcgttttccccatatttgcgttttccccatatttgcgttttccccatatttgcgttttccccatatttgcgttttccccatatttgcgttttccccatatttgcgttttccccatatttgcgttttccccatatttgcgttttccccatatttgcgttttccccatatttgcgtttttcccatatttgcggttttcccatatttgcggttttcccatatttgcggttttcccatatttgcggttttcccatatttgcggctttcccatatttgcggttttcccatatttgcggttttcccatatatttcgtgaacctttgactattcagactatgtcctaccaaccgattctttcc
It encodes the following:
- the LOC126183960 gene encoding LWamide neuropeptides-like, whose product is MGKTQIWGKRKYGENANMGKTQIWGKRKYGENANMGKTQIWGKRKYGENANMGKTLIWGKRKYGENANMGKTQIWEKRKYGENANMGITQIWGKRKYGENENMGKTQRWGKRKDGENAKMGKTQRWGKRKDGENANMGKTQIWGKRKYGENANMGKAQIWEKRKYGRNANMGKKQIWEKRKYGNNANTGKTQICENAKMGEDKIVVHEIYGKTANMGKPQIWENRKYGKNANMGKTQIWEKRKYGKNANMGKTQIWEKRKYGKNANMGKSQIWGKRKYGENANMGKTQIWDKR
- the LOC126183963 gene encoding LWamide neuropeptides-like, with product MGKPQIWENRKYGKAANMGKPQIWENRKYGKTANMGKPQIWEKRKYGENANMGKTQIWGKRKYGENANMGKTQIWGKRKYGENANMGKTQIWGKRKYGENASMGKTQIWGKRKYGENANMGKTQIWGKRIYGENANMGKTQIWGKRKYGENANMGKTQIWGKRNYGENAIMGKTQLWGKRNYGENAIMGKTQLLGKRNYGENAIMGKTQLWGKRNYGENAIMGKTQLWGKRNYGENAIMGKTQIWGKRKYGENANMGKTQIWGKCKYGENAIMGKRKYGENANMGKTQIWGKRKYGENANMGKTQKWGKRKNGENANMGKTQKWGKRKYRENANIGKTQI
- the LOC126183962 gene encoding uncharacterized protein LOC126183962 — protein: MGKTQIWGKRKYGENANMGKTQIWGKRKYGENANMGKTQIWGKRKYGENANMGKTQIWGKRKDGENAKMGKTQIWGKRKYGENANMGKTQIWGKRKYGESANMVKTQIWGKRKYGENANMGKTQIWGKRKYWKYANMGQTQIREKRKDGKNANMGKTQIWEKRKYGKNANMGKTQIWERRKYGKDANMGKTQIWQRRKYGKDANMAKTQIWQRRKYGKNANIWKTLIWGKRKYGENENMGKTQIWE
- the LOC126183959 gene encoding LWamide neuropeptides-like → MGKPQIWENRKYGKTANMGKPQIWEKRKYGKNANMGKTQIWEKRKYGKNANMGKTQIWEKRKYGKNANMGKTQIWENRKYGKIANMGKTLTWGKRKYGENANMGKTQIWGKRKYGENANMGKTQIWGKRKYGENANMGKTQIWGKRKYGENANMGKTQIWGKRKYGENANMRKTQILRKRNYGENAIMGKTQLWGKRNYGENAIMGKTQLWGKRNYGENAIMGKTQLRGKRNYGENAIMGKTQIWGKRNYGENANMGKTQIWGKRKYGENANMGKTQLWANTNMGKTQIFGKRKYGENANMGKTQIWGKRKYGENAKMGKTQIWGKRKYGENANMGKTQIWGKRKYGENANMGETQIWGKRKYGENANMGKTQIRGKCKYGENANIGKTQI
- the LOC126183957 gene encoding uncharacterized protein LOC126183957, which translates into the protein MGKTQIWGKRKYGENANMGKTQIWGKRKYGENANMGKMQIWGKRKYGKNANMGKTQIWGKRKYGENAKMGKTQRWGKRKDGENANMGKTQIWGKRKYGENVNMGKAQIWGKRKYGESANMVKTQIWGKRKYGENANMGKTEILEIRKYGTNANTGKTQIWEKRKYGKNANMGKTQIWERRKYGKDANMGKTQIWQRRKYGKDANTGKTQIYGKR
- the LOC126183961 gene encoding LWamide neuropeptides-like, whose translation is MGKPQIWENRKYGKTANMGKPQIWENRKYGKTANMGKPQIWENRKYGKNANMGKTQIWGKRKYGENANMGKTQIWGKRKYGENANMGKTQIWGKRKYGENANMGKTQIWGKRKYGENANMGKTQIWGKRKYGENANMGKTQIWGKRNYGENAIMGKTQLWGKRNYGENAIMGKTQLWGKRNYGENAIIGKTQLWGKRIYGENAIMGKTQLWGKRNYGENAIMGKTQIWGKRKYGENANMGKTQIWGKRKYGENANMGKMQIWGKRNYGETQIWGNANMGKTQIWGKRKYGENANMGKTQIWGKRKYGENAKMGKTQKWGKRKYGENANMGKTQIWGKRKYRENANIGKTQI
- the LOC126183958 gene encoding uncharacterized protein LOC126183958 → MGKTKIWGKRKYGENANMGKTQIWGKRKYGENANMGKTQIWGKRKYGENANMGKTQIWEKRKYGKNANMGKTQIWGKRKYGENANMGKTQIWGKRKYGENANMGKTQIWGKRKDGENAKMGKTQRWGKRKYGESANMGKAQIWLKRKYGENANMGKTQIWGNGNTGNTQIWDKRKYGKNANMGKTQIWEKRKYGKNANMGKTQIWEKRKYGKNANMGKAQIWQRRKYLKDANMGKMQTREKRKYMENANMGKTQIWGK